The proteins below come from a single Microtus ochrogaster isolate Prairie Vole_2 chromosome 8, MicOch1.0, whole genome shotgun sequence genomic window:
- the LOC101984645 gene encoding olfactory receptor 2AG1-like produces MEFWNSTLGSGFILVGILDDSGYPELLCATITALYMLALTSNGLLLLVITMDARLHVPMYLFLGQLSLMDLLLTSVITPKAVVDFLLKDNTISFGGCALQMFLELVLGSAEDLLLAFMAYDRYVAICQPLNYTILMSHKVCWLLIATSWILASLTALIFTTYTMQYPFCKSREIRHLFCEIPPLLKLACADTSTYELMVYLTGVSVLILPLAVILASYVRILYSVLHMPSNEGRKKALVTCSSHLTVVGMWYGGASFMYVLPRQFHNPKQDNVLSVFYTIVTPALNPLIYSLRNKEVTGALRRILGKRLLPTQSAF; encoded by the coding sequence ATGGAATTTTGGAACTCCACCTTGGGAAGTGGCTTCATCTTGGTAGGAATTCTGGATGACAGTGGCTATCCTGAACTGCTATGTGCCACAATCACAGCCCTGTACATGTTGGCTCTGACCAGCAATGGACTGCTGCTCCTAGTCATCACAATGGATGCCCGGCTCCACGTGCCCATGTACCTCTTCCTTGGACAGCTCTCTCTCATGGACCTCCTCCTCACATCAGTTATCACACCCAAGGCTGTTGTCGATTTTCTACTCAAAGACAATACCATCTCCTTTGGGGGCTGTGCCCTTCAGATGTTTCTAGAACTCGTACTGGGCAGTGCAGAGGACctccttctggccttcatggcctACGACAGGTATGTGGCCATTTGTCAACCTCTGAACTACACAATCTTGATGAGTCACAAGGTCTGCTGGCTCCTGATAGCCACATCATGGATCCTGGCATCTCTGACGGCTCTAATATTTACCACCTACACTATGCAGTATCCCTTCTGCAAATCTCGGGAGATCAGACACCTGTTCTGTGAGATCCCTCCATTGTTAAAGCTAGCTTGTGCAGACACATCCACATATGAGCTCATGGTTTATTTGACAGGTGTCTCTGTGTTGATTCTCCCTCTTGCTGTTATTCTGGCCTCTTATGTGCGAATACTTTATAGTGTACTCCACATGCCCTCAAATGAGGGCAGGAAGAAAGCCCTTGTCACCTGTTCTTCCCACCTGACTGTGGTTGGGATGTGGTATGGGGGTGCTTCCTTCATGTATGTTCTTCCTCGTCAGTTCCACAATCCCAAACAAGACAATGTCCTCTCTGTTTTCTATACTATTGTGACCCCAGCTCTGAATCCTCTCATCTACAGTTTGAGGAATAAGGAAGTCACTGGGGCTTTaaggagaattcttggaaaaCGCTTGTTGCCAACACAATCTGCTTTCTAG
- the LOC101984938 gene encoding olfactory receptor 2AG1-like, protein MEFWNSTLGSGFILVGILDGSGYPELLCAAITALYFLALTSNGLLLLVIMMDARLHVPMYLLLGQLSLMDLLLTSVITPKAVIDFLLKDNTISFGGCALQMFLELVLGSAEDLLLAFMAYDRYVAICQPLNYTILMSHKVCWLMIAMSWILASLSALGYSIYTMQYSFCKSRLVNHLFCEIPPLLKLACADTSRYELMVYLMGVTVLILPLTAILASYSLILFTVLNMPSNEGRKKALVTCSSHLTVVGMWYGGASFMYVLPRPFHSPKQDNISSVFYTIVTPALNPLIYSLRNKEVTGALKRVLGK, encoded by the coding sequence ATGGAATTCTGGAACTCCACCTTGGGAAGTGGCTTCATCTTGGTGGGGATTCTGGATGGCAGTGGCTATCCTGAACTGCTATGTGCTGCAATCACAGCCTTGTACTTTTTGGCACTGACCAGCAATGGTCTGCTGCTCTTAGTCATCATGATGGATGCCCGGCTCCATGTGCCCATGTACCTCCTCCTTGGACAGCTCTCTCTCATGGATCTCCTCCTGACATCAGTTATCACTCCTAAGGCTGTCATTGATTTTCTACTCAAAGACAATACCATCTCCTTTGGGGGCTGTGCTCTTCAGATGTTTCTAGAACTAGTACTGGGCAGTGCAGAGGACctccttctggccttcatggcctACGACAGGTATGTGGCCATTTGTCAACCTCTGAACTACACAATCTTGATGAGTCACAAGGTCTGCTGGCTCATGATAGCCATGTCATGGATCCTGGCATCTCTCAGTGCTCTAGGATATAGCATCTACACCATGCAGTATTCCTTTTGCAAATCTCGGCTGGTCAACCACCTGTTCTGTGAGATCCCTCCCCTGCTAAAGCTGGCCTGTGCAGATACCTCCAGATATGAACTCATGGTTTATTTGATGGGCGTGACAGTGCTCATTCTCCCTCTTACTGCCATCCTGGCCTCCTATTCACTAATACTGTTCACTGTGCTCAATATGCCCTCAAATGAGGGCAGGAAGAAAGCCCTTGTCACCTGCTCTTCCCATCTGACTGTGGTTGGGATGTGGTATGGTGGTGCTTCCTTCATGTATGTTCTTCCCAGACCCTTCCATAGCCCCAAACAAGACAATATCAGCTCGGTTTTCTACACAATTGTCACACCAGCTCTGAATCCTCTCATCTACAGTCTGAGGAATAAAGAGGTCACTGGGGCTTTGAAGAGAGTCCTGGGAAAATGA